One genomic segment of Desulforamulus reducens MI-1 includes these proteins:
- a CDS encoding phage repressor protein, whose protein sequence is MNVKTEIWNGHKIRFVEKEPGDWWAVAADIAKALEYRRIDSMLRKLKPSQKDTHLMSTLGGQQEVSIISETGIYKVITRSRKKEAEQFEDWIFTVIKTLRQASGLEGFQIFRMLDKEHQREAMSRLKAGLVKPVRVDFIKANTIANKAVSSIHGYPKMLKKGDMSPDMLIQRQQILDDTVNLMNVNQNFGLGLSVSKAVYSKYRY, encoded by the coding sequence ATGAACGTAAAAACCGAGATTTGGAACGGGCACAAAATCCGTTTTGTTGAAAAAGAACCCGGTGACTGGTGGGCTGTAGCGGCTGATATTGCCAAAGCCCTGGAGTACAGACGAATTGACAGTATGTTACGTAAGCTTAAGCCTAGTCAAAAGGATACTCACTTAATGAGTACCCTTGGCGGACAGCAAGAAGTATCCATCATCTCAGAAACCGGAATTTACAAGGTTATCACACGTTCCAGGAAAAAGGAAGCAGAGCAATTTGAGGACTGGATCTTCACAGTCATTAAAACCCTACGCCAAGCATCCGGCTTAGAAGGATTCCAGATATTCAGGATGCTGGACAAAGAGCACCAGCGGGAAGCCATGAGTCGCCTAAAGGCCGGTTTAGTAAAACCAGTAAGGGTGGATTTTATTAAGGCCAACACTATCGCTAATAAGGCAGTATCATCCATCCATGGGTATCCGAAGATGCTTAAGAAGGGTGATATGTCTCCGGATATGCTAATCCAGCGCCAGCAGATTTTAGATGACACTGTTAATCTTATGAACGTTAATCAAAATTTCGGTTTAGGTTTATCGGTTAGTAAGGCAGTTTACAGCAAGTATCGGTACTAG